Proteins from one Ricinus communis isolate WT05 ecotype wild-type chromosome 9, ASM1957865v1, whole genome shotgun sequence genomic window:
- the LOC107261775 gene encoding FGGY carbohydrate kinase domain-containing protein-like isoform X3, which produces MSGSGSRSRKTPWSDTVPLPRPQQQKPNSSPLYHSPDPSSPFSVEMSTATVSAVPRRSVFLGVDVGTGSARAGLLDENGKLLGTSSSPIQIWKERDCVEQSSTDIWHAICAAVKSACSLANVSGQEVTGIGFAATCSLVAVDADGAPVSVSWSGDSRRNIIVWMDHRAVKQAEKINSSNSPVLQYCGGALSPEMQPPKVLLSFFLVLYLFVLVLKILQLLWVKENLQESWSMVFRWMDLSDWLSYRATGDDTRSLCTTVCKWTYLGHAHMQQMNEKDSQNMEACGWDDDFWEEIGLGDLIDGHHAKIGRSVAFPGHPLGSGLTPTAAKELGLEAGTPVGTSLIDAHAGGVGIMESVPLPDTYSDVKEHDKEAICHRMALVCGTSTCHMAVSQSKLFIPGVWGPFWSAMIPEYWLTEGGQSATGALLDYIIENHVASPRLANHAASQNISLFELLNNKLRTIMDDIKAPFLAALTQDVHVLPDFHGNRSPVADPKAKGIICGMTLDTSDRQLALLYLAAVQGIAYGTRHIVEHCNAHGHTIDMLLACGGLSRNPVFVQEHVDIIGCPIVLPRESESVLLGAAILGAVAAKKYASLSEAMRALNAAGHSSIKRPKCEAVS; this is translated from the exons atgtcTGGTAGTGGCAGTAGAAGCAGAAAAACTCCGTGGTCCGATACGGTACCGTTACCTAGACCACAACAACAAAAGCCCAATTCTTCTCCTCTCTACCATTCTCCCGATCCCTCCTCTCCTTTCTCCGTCGAGATGTCCACTGCCACCGTCTCAGCCGTTCCTCGTCGGTCCGTTTTTCTCGGAGTCGACGTCGGTACAGGAAGCGCACGCGCTGGTTTACTCGATGAGAACGGGAAACTCTTAGGGACGTCTAGCAGTCCAATTCAAATTTGGAAAGAACGTGACTGTGTTGAG CAATCGTCAACAGATATATGGCATGCAATATGTGCAGCTGTGAAGTCAGCATGTTCACTTGCAAATGTTTCTGGTCAAGAAGTTACTGGCATTGGTTTTGCTGCTACTTGTTCTCTTG tGGCTGTTGATGCTGATGGAGCACCAGTATCAGTTTCATGGAGTGGGGATTCAAGAAGAAATATTATAGTTTGGATGGATCATAGAGCTGTTAAACAAGCTGAGAAGATTAATTCTTCTAATTCACCAGTGTTACAGTACTGTGGTGGCGCCCTTTCTCCTGAAATGCAGCCTCCAAAG GTTCTTCTGTCTTTCTTTTTGGTGCTGTATTTGTTTGTGTTAGTATTGAAAATATTGCAGCTTCTATGGGTGAAAGAAAATTTGCAAGAGTCATGGTCCATGGTGTTTAGATGGATGGATTTGAGTGATTGGTTGTCATACag AGCAACGGGAGATGATACTCGTAGTCTATGTACCACAGTATGCAAATGGACATATCTTGGGCATGCACATATGCAGCAAATGAATGAAAAAGATTCTCAAAATATGGAAGCTTGTGGATGGGATGATGACTTTTGGGAAGAGATTGGCTTGGGTGATCTTATAGATGGTCATCATGCTAAGATTG GACGAAGTGTAGCTTTCCCCGGTCATCCTCTAGGTTCTGGTCTCACTCCTACAGCTGCGAAG GAACTAGGTCTTGAAGCTGGAACTCCTGTGGGGACTTCACTGATTGATGCTCATGCTGGTGGCGTGGGGATCATGGAAAGTGTCCCACTTCCTGACACATATTCTGATGTTAAAG AGCATGATAAAGAAGCAATATGTCATCGTATGGCTTTAGTCTGTGGTACTTCTACTTGTCATATGGCCGTATCACAGAGCAAGCTCTTCATTCCTGGGGTTTGGGGACCTTTTTGGTCAG CAATGATCCCTGAGTACTGGCTTACAGAGGGTGGACAGAGTGCTACTGGTGCATTATTAGATTACATCATAGAAAACCATGTTGCTTCTCCTCGCCTTGCAAACCATGCTGCTTCTCAGA ACATATCGCTATTTGAACTACTGAACAATAAATTGAGGACTATAATGGATGACATAAAGGCTCCATTCCTTGCTGCTTTAACACAAGATGTACATGTCCTTCCCGACTTTCATGGAAACAG GTCTCCTGTTGCAGATCCAAAAGCAAAGGGAATTATTTGTGGCATGACCCTTGACACAAGTGATAGACAATTGGCTCTTCTATACCTTGCTGCCGTGCAGGGTATTGCATATGGTACACGCCATATTGTGGAGCATTGCAATGCTCATGGTCACACA ATTGACATGTTGCTTGCATGTGGTGGCCTTTCAAGAAACCCTGTGTTTGTCCAAGAACATGTAGATATTATTG GTTGCCCTATTGTTCTACCACGAGAAAGTGAGTCTGTGCTATTGGGTGCTGCTATTCTTGGTGCTGTTGCCGCAAAAAAATATGCCAGTCTCAGTGAGGCCATGAGGGCCCTGAATGCAGCAG GTCATTCATCCATCAAAAGACCCAAATGTGAAGCGGTATCATGA